From one Parambassis ranga chromosome 5, fParRan2.1, whole genome shotgun sequence genomic stretch:
- the LOC114435446 gene encoding basal cell adhesion molecule-like: MKASVILEEGWTQIFSGETITLRCDIQGAEGTQWTYQWKPDKFNIYPTSNKIRIKVTESDSGEYRCLGRRDTFSSTEWSEALRLTVSDKPQASLNADKTVLPAGGSVTLTCSVKQSSGWKYFWYRDQKSSEPLTTQEAVSLSDQQIRVSKEGEYWCRGGRGGRGGDPLYYTECSQSVKINTLASIRPVVTLQPNWTQIYEGEKISVRCEIQGGDTEWGYEWKAPDSNKPSNQNEYRISCEFLLYTNLHLTD; this comes from the exons atgaaggcctctgtgatcctggaaGAAGGCTGGACTCAGATATTCTCTGGtgagacgatcaccctcagatgtgacattcagggagctgaaggaactcagtggacGTATCAATGGAAACCAGACAAGTTCAACATTTATCCCACATCCAACAAAATCAGGATCAAAGTTACTGAgtctgacagtggagaatacagatgtctgGGTAGAAGGGACACATTTTCctcaacagagtggagtgaagcactcagattgactgtatcag ATAAACCTCAGGCCTCACTGAATGCAGACAAGACGGTcctaccagcagggggcagtgtgactctgacctgctctgtgaaacagtcctctggatggaaatacttctggtacagagatcagaaatcctctgaacctctgaccacacaggaggctgtttcactttcagaccaacaaatcagagtctcaaaggaaggagagtactggtgcagaggaggaagaggaggaagaggaggagacccactTTACTACACAGAGTGCAGCCAATCAGTGAAGATCAACACACTTG CTTCAATCAGACCTGTTGTGACTCTGCAACCTAACTGGACTCAGATatatgaaggagagaagatcagtgtcagatgtgagatccaaggaggagacactgagtggggttatgaatggaaagcaccagactccaacaaaccttcaaatcagaatgagtacaggattagtt GTGAGTTCTTACTATACACTAACCTCCACCTCACtgactga